The stretch of DNA TGACCCCGCGAAGTACACACCCAAGTGGGAACTTCAACTTGGATCCCTGGGGTCCGGCAACCACTTCATCGAGGTGTGCGTGGACGAAACCGACGCCGTGTGGCTGTTCCTGCATTCGGGCTCCCGCGGGGTGGGCAACAAGATAGCCCAGCGGCACATCGCTGAGGCCCAGAGCGTGGTGCGGCGCCGCGGCGTGGCCCTGCCGGACCGGGATCAGGCCTATCTGGAGGAAGGCACACCCGAATTCGACCGCTACATCCGGGAACTCGGCTGGGCCCAGCACTTCGCGTTGCTGAACCGCGAGGAGATGATGGACCGGTTGGTGCGGCAATTCGAATCATGGGTGGGAGGCCGCGTCCGGGAGATGGAGCGGATCAATTGCCATCACAACTTCACCGCGAAGGAGCGGCACTTCGGCAAGTCGGTCTGGGTCTCCCGCAAGGGAGCCATCCGGGCCGAAGCCGGCGACCCCGGGCTCATCCCGGGGTCCATGGGCACGGCGTCGTATGTGGTGGAAGGGCTGGGGAACCCGATGTCCCTCAACTCCTCGCCGCACGGGGCCGGGCGGGAGTACTCCAGGAACGCTGCGCGGAAGGCCTTCACGCTCGAGGAGTTGAAGGCCGCCATGCGGGGTATCGAATTCCGTGCCAGCGAGGCTTTCATCGACGAGATCCCGGCCGCCTATAAGCCCATTGACCAGGTGATGCAGGACTCAGCCGATCTCGTCAAAATACGGCACAAGCTCCGGCAGCTCGTCAACGTCAAGGGTGACTGACCGGCTCAACAAGCTGGATGCCGGCCCGGAATGTGACGCTCCGTGAACCCCCGTGACCCCCGGTTGCCGGACCGTTGAACCCTGTTCGGGACACTCCCTAGGGTGAATCCCATGACAACCAGCAGAAGCCTCTCCGGCAGCCTCGGCCGGATCTTCCGGAGGCGATGTCGCCGGAGCTGAACCCCCGCCCGGCCGCCCACCCTCCCAGAACAGGACTCCAGCTATGTCATCAACGCCCGAAAACCCCACGCCCGCCCCGCACAATCAACAACCGACGCCGGGCACCACCCGGATCGTCGCCGGCCAGACCGGCAAACCGAAACGCAAGCGCACCCTCGAAGTCGGCCTCGCCGCCGGACTTGCCCTGCTCATAGGAGCTGGCGCTGCGGTGGCTTCGACAGTATCCCGCGGCACGGAACCGGCCGCCGGCACGGCAACCGAAACAGCTGCCGCTCCGGCCGCGGAACTCCGGCTTGGCTACTTCGGCAACATCACGCACGCCCCGGCCTTGGTCGGTGTCAGCCGGGGCCTGATCGCCGAGGCCATCGGCGAGACGAAACTCAGCACCCAGGTCTTCAACGCCGGTCCTGCCGCCGTCGAGGCCCTTAATGCCGGCGCGATCGACGCCACCTACATCGGCCCCAACCCGGCGATCAACTCCTACGTCAAAAGTAAGGGCGAATCGGTGAGCATTGTCGCGGGCGCCGCTTCCGGCGGCGCGCAGCTCGTCGTCAAGCCGGAAATCACCTCCGCTGCGGACCTTGCCGGCAAAAAGCTGGCGTCGCCGCAGCTCGGGGGCACCCAGGACGTTGCCCTGCGGGCCTGGCTCGGCAAGCAGGGGTACAAGACCACCACCGACGGCGGCGGCGACATCGCGATCAATCCCACCGAAAACGCCCAGACCCTGAAGCTGTTCCAGGACGGCAAGCTTGACGGTGCGTGGTTGCCCGAGCCGTGGGCTTCCCGGCTGGTCCTGCAGGCCGGGGCGAAAGTGCTCGTCGATGAGAAGGACCTGTGGGACAAGGGTGAGTTCGTCACCACGGTCCTGATCGTGAACAAGAAGTTCGCGCAAGAGCACCCCGGCACCGTCAAGGCGCTGCTGAAGGGCCATGCCGAGTCCGTGGACTGGCTCAACACCGCCTCGGCCGCGGACAAAGCCACAACGCTGAACGCCGCATTGAAGGAATCCGCCGGGGCGGCCCTGCCGGCAGAGGTCATTGACCGCTCGCTCAAGAACATCGCGTTCACCGTCGATCCACTTGCCGGGACCTACCGGAAGCTGCTCCAGGACGGCGTGGACGCCGGCACCACCAGCCAGGCCGACATCAACGGAATATTCGACCTCACCGCCCTGAACGCGGTCCTGGCCGAGGGCTCCTCCGGGACGAGGATTTCCGCCCAAGGACTCGGCAAGGATTAACCGGCTCCCCCCGAACCGCTCCTCAAAATGTAAGGACGTGACCATGCCTGTCGTACTGGAAAACCTGGGCAAGCGCTTCGGCGCCGGCGCCCCGGTGCTGGACGACGTCAACGCCACCATCGGGCAGGGCGAATTCGTCGCCCTGCTCGGTGCGTCGGGCTGCGGCAAGTCAACCCTGCTGAACATCATCGCGGGACTTGAGGCCCCGACGTCGGGAGCCCTGGAGGTACCCAGCGACGGTGCCGCCTTCATGTTCCAGGACGCGGCCCTCTTTCCCTGGCTGACGGCCCGGGAGAACGTCGAGCTGGCCCTCAAGCTCCGCGGCGTCGGCAAGGCCGACCGCCGGGTGAAATCCGACCAGCTCCTTGAGCTCGTGCACCTGGACGGGGCCGGGGACAAGCGTCCGCATGAGCTTTCCGGCGGGATGCGCCAGCGCGTGGCCCTGGCGCGCTCGCTGGCCCAGGACCGCCAGCTGCTGCTCATGGACGAGCCCTTCGCGGCCCTGGACGCGATCACCCGGGACCTGCTCCACGACGAGCTGGAACGGATCTGGAAGGAAACGGGCCGCACCATCGTTTTCGTCACGCACAACGTCCGCGAAGCCGTCCGGCTCGGGCAGCGCGTGCTGCTGCTTTCGTCTAGGCCCGGTCGGGTCGTCCAGGAGTGGCACGTCAGCGAGGAACACCGCACCGACGCCGGCCTGGCCGGCCAGCTGACCGGCGTCATCACCGCCCGGCTACGCGAGGAGATCCGCCGCCATGCCAAGTAAGTCCCTGTTCCGCACCGCGGCCGGTGCCACCCCGGATCCGGCGCGGGCCCCCGCCAGGGCGGCGTCCGTCACCGCTGCGCTGACGCGTTCCTCCACCGGCACGGCCGACCTCCGCGAACTCGAGTCCGGGCTGGACTCGCTCCAGTCCGACGCCCGGCGCGGGGCCCGCATTGAATGGAACCGGATCCTCCTGCCCATCGCGGCCGTCGTGGTGCTGGTGCTCGCCTGGCAGTTTTACGTCTCGATGGGTTTCAAGCGGCGTGACCTGGTTCCGGGCCCGCTGGACGTGCTGGCACAATTCGGCCATCTCTGGGCCGGGGGCAAGCTGCAGGAAGCCGTCTGGACCTCACTGCAACGCGGACTCGTGGGGTTCCTCATCAGCGTGGCCATCGCCACTCCCATCGGGCTCCTGCTGGCCCAGGTGGCACCCCTGCGCCGCGCGTTCGGGCCGTTGATCTCCGGGCTCCAGGTGCTGCCGTCCGTGGCGTGGGTACCGGCCGCCATCATCTGGTTCGGCCTCACCGACGCCACGGTCTACTTCGTGGTGTTCATGGGGGCCATCCCCTCGATCATCAACGGGCTGATCTCCGGAGTGGACCAGATTCCGCCGCAGTACCGCAGCGTGGGCACGGTCCTGGGCGCCTCCCGGCTGCAACTGGCCCTGCAGATTGTTCTCCCGGCCGCCTTGCCCGGCTACCTCGGCGGACTGAAGCAGGGCTGGGCCTTTTCCTGGCGCTCCCTGATGGCCGCGGAAATCATCGCGGTCGGCGGAAGCATCGGCTTCGGGCTGGGGTCCATGCTCAACCAGGGCCGCGACCTCTCGGACATGACCATCGTCATGTCCGCCATCCTGCTGATCCTCGCCGTCGGCATCCTGATAGAACTGCTGGTCTTCGGCCCCATTGAAAAGCGCCTGCTGCGCCGCCGGGGCCTGCTTTCCGGCGGCACGCGCTAGCACGGCCCGGACGCGGACCGTGCTGAAGCGCGGGCGTAATCGGTGGGCTTCCCGTTACCGGGTGCGCGGCGTCGTAGCTCCCCGGCGGTTGGAGGAGAGAGCCAGGCCGAGGGCGATCATGCCAAGGCCCAGAACCAGGTGCAGCCAGTTGTCGGCGGTGTTGACCGGGACGAAGTTCGCCGCTGAATTGTGGTCAATCAACAGGCCGTAGAGCCACAGCACGATGTAAATGGCGCCGCCGACCACCAGGTAATTGCGGGCCTGCGCAGGCGTCCGGGCGAGCAGCAGGCCTGCAACCCCGAAAAGCAGGTGGACGATGTTGTGCAGGACGGAAACCTGGAAGACGCCCAGCAGCAATGCCGCCGAATCGTGACCGGCCATCCCGAGGGACGAATAGTTTGCCGTGATTCCAGGGATGAAGCCGAGGATGCCTACGAGCACGAAAACTGCTCCAACCGCTTGCGCCGCCTTCTGGAGGGCGGTTCTGTCCGCCGAGGAGCGGCTTGCTGTTGTCATGGTGAACTCCATTCGCTAGCCGGCCATCGGCCCCGCAAGGGAGCCCGACGTCGCCTGGTGGAAAGGGCCGGGCGGGATACCCGGCCTGCCTAGATGATAAGACTGCTTATCAGCAATCTCCAGAGCCCAAGGTCCCCGTCACCGGTGCCGGGCAAGAACGGAAGGAATGACCCCATGTCTATAACAGCTGTGGCAGATGGTGTGCATCTCATTTCACAGGCACACGTCAATTTCTATCTGGTGGAGGATGACGAAGGCGTTACGGTGGTGGATTCCGGGCTGCCGGCGATGTGGGGAGCCCTGCTGGATGCGCTGCGGGGTCTGGGACGGGGCGTCGATGATGTCCGGGCGGTAGTGCTGACCCACGCCCACTTTGATCATCTCGGACTGGCCCGAAGGCTCCGCAGCGAGCACGGAGTGCCCGTCTGGGTGCACCCCGACGACGCGTTCATAGCCCGCCACCCGTACCGCTACCGGCACGAGAGGTCACGGTTCGTGTTTTCGCTGACCCATCCGGCCGGTCTGCCGGTGCTGGCGAGCATGACGCGGGCGGGTGCCCTGCACGTGCGGGGCGTCGAGAATCTCAGCTATTTTCCGGGTCACGGCCCGCTGCCGGTCCCCGGCAGGCCGGAAGTGGTGTTTTCGCCGGGCCACACGAGCGGCCACTGTGCCTTGTTCCTTCCGGACCGGGGTGTCCTGTTCAGCGGCGACGCCCTGGTGACCCTGGACCCCTACACCGGACGCACCGGGCCGCGGATTGTGGCAGGGGCGGCCACCGCTGACAGCGGCCAAAACCTGGAGTCGCTCGGTGCGCTGGAGCGGACCGGGGCGGGCCTGGTGCTCCCCGGACACGGTGATCCGTGGACCCGCGGCATCGAGGAGGCCGTGGCCATCGCGCGGGACCACGGACCGGCGTAGGAGCGGCTTGGAAGCAAAAGCGGGCGGGACCTGCTGAGCAGGTCCCGCCCGGTTCCGCCTGTTAGGCCACGAAGATTACTGCTAGGACGCGGCCTGGTCGAAGGCCCGCTTGGCAGCCGCCTGGGCATCGGCCAGCGCCTTCTCCGCGGTCTTTTCGCCGAGCAGGGCTGACGCCACGGCGTTCTTCAGTTCGGTCTTGATTGCCTGGCCCGCGGGGGACGCCCCGAGGGTCTTGCCGTTAGGCAGGACGTCGTAAAACGTCGAGATGGTTTCGTCGAAGCCCGCATTTCCACTGGGCTTGACGAACTTCTCCCGGATCAGTTTGTCGGCCGACGGCGACCCGGTGAAGAGCCCGGTGTTGATGGCCCCCGGAGTCGCTGCAATCTTGGCCGCCCGCGCGGCGCCGGCCGCGGTCCAGGCGTCGTCCGTCACCAGCGACGTCATCCAGGCGCAGGCAGCATTCGGGTTCTTGGCCCCGGCCGGGATGACGAAGGACGTTCCGCCTGCCACGGTAACCGCGCTGCCCGACTTGTCCTTGAACGGCACGGCGGAAATGTTCAGGGTCTGGGCATACGGGGCAAGCACGTTGACATACCACTGGTTGTCCACCTGCGCGGCAACTTTGTTCGTGACGTACTGGTTGTCCTTTCCGAAGGTGTCGAACGAATCAGAGAAGCTCTTGACCTTGGCGTAACCGCCCTGGGCGTCGTGGATCTCCTTCAGGTAGTTCAGGGCTTCCGCGTTGGCGGGGTCGTCAAGGGCAGGCGCTCCCTTGTCATCCATGATGCGGCCGCCGTTGGCGAGCAGCCACAGCTCCGTCTGGCCCCCGGCCACCGGATCAAACCCGAGAGTGCTGGGGTTGTCGCCGCTGGTCTTGTAGGTCTTGGACACCGCGGCCAGGAGTTTCGTCTTGTCCGAGGTGTCGATCTGGTCCTTGTCCACTCCCGCGCCCTGCAGCACCGCCTGGTTGAGGATGATGGCCGCCGGCTGGTAGAACTGCGGCACCGCCCAGATCTGGTCCTTGTAGGTGACCTGTTCCGTCACGGCCGGGTAGAACTGCTTGGCGGGGTCCATGCCCTGGGCGCTGAAGCAAGCATCCAGGGGCTTGATCAATCCTTGCGCAGCATAGGTGGCCACGAAGGCGCGGTCCATCTGCACCACATCCGGCACGTCGCCGCTCGCTGCGCGGGTAGTGAACTTCTGCGCATCAAAAGCAGTCTGGTCCATCGTGATCTGCAGCTCTTTGTGCTGGTCGGCCGCATAGGCCATGCGGGCCTTTCCCACGTCGTCAGCGTTGTCGAAGCCCCAGGCGGTCATTGCGCCGGAGGCGTCCTTCGAGAATTCCGGCTTCTCCGCGGCAGTCCCGCTGCTTTGCGCCCCGCAGGCCGTCGTCGCAGCCAACGCCGCCACCACGGCCAGAGCCAGCACAGTTTTCCTAGCGCCCATGGGTTTCCTTCCGTTCCAGTTCCGGCGACAATGCCAGAACAGATATAAATGAAAGACAGTAGTCTTCCCAAAAAATAAGTACACTTGCTATTTCGAAAGCTAGCGTAACCCGGAGGGGCGCGCAAGGCGGCGGGCAGCCCCGCGGTCAGGCGTGCCCACTGCTCCGGGCCGAAGAACGGAGCACTCTGTGAGCGCAGGTTTGGCCCGGAAATCGGGCTCCAGCGGCACCAGACGCCCTGCCCGCCCCCGGCGGGTGAAGTACAACCGCCGTGAAGCGCTGGCCGGCTATCTCTTCATTTCGCCCTGGATCATCGGTTTTGTCGTGTTCATGCTGGGGGCCATGGCCTACAGCCTGGTGATTTCCTTCAGCCGCTACAACCTGGCGACCAACGTGGCGCGGCCGGCGGGCACCGCCAACTACGCGCTGTTGTTCGACGACCCCAAGGTTGCGCTCTCGCTCGCCAACACGCTCTTTTACGCGGTGATGGCCGTCCCGCTGGAAATCTGCGTGGCCCTGGGCCTGGCACTTTTGCTGAACCGGGTGGGACGCGGTGCAGGCTTTTTCCGGACGGTGTATTACCTCCCCAAAATGACCCCTTCCGTAGCGACGGCAGCGGTGTTCCTGCTGCTGCTCAACGGGAACACGGGCGCCATCAACCAGGCGCTGAGGTTTTTCGGGATTTCCGGCCCGCAGTGGCTGATCGATCCTGCCTGGGTGAAGCCGTCGATTGTCCTCATGACGCTCTGGGGTGTCAGCGGCACCATGGTGATTTTCCTGGCCGCGCTCAAGAGCGTGCCGAGGGACCTGTACGAGGTTGCGGCCCTTGACGGCGCCGGGCCGGTGCGGAAGTTTTTCTCCATCACGGTCCCGATGATTTCCGGAGCGATCTTTTTCAATGTCATCGTGCTGACGATCGCGGCGCTACAGGTGTTTGACCAGGCGTATCTGCTGTTCTGGCGGGACCAGACGAACGTCTCGCCGGAGTCGTCCCTGTTCTACGGCATCTATCTGTTCCAGCAGGCCTTCCGCGAATTCAACTTCGGCTTCGCCTCGGCCATGGCGTGGGTGTTGTTCGTGATCATTCTGCTGATCAGCCTGCTCCAGGTGAAGATCGGCAACCGGTACGTCTATTACGAGGGGGACAAGGGCTGATGGCAACAATAGGAACCACGCCGCCAAGTGCGGCGCCGGACGCGGCGCGTCCAGCGGAGCCAACCGGTCAGCCCGCAGCCCCGGCGCGGCCGCGGCGGAAGCGGCGTACCCCGCGATCGACGGCGGCGCGTGCGGCGTTGTGGGTACTCCTCATCGTCATCAGTGGCGCCTTCCTCTACCCGCTGGTCTGGCTCATCTCGGCAAGCCTGAAGCCGCGCGCCGAGGTCTTCGACAACTCCCTGATACCGCGGACCTTCGCTCCGGAAAACTTCGCCGAGGTCTGGAACCAGCTGCCGCTCCTGCACTGGATCGGCAACAGCTTCGTCATCGCCCTCCTCGCCGCGTTGCTCGTCACGTTCTCCAGTTCACTGGTCGCGTTCGGCTTCGCATACTTCCGTTTTCCGGGCCGGTCCATCCTGTTCGGGCTGGTGCTCGCCACGATGATGCTGCCGGGCGCCGTCACCATGGTCCCGCAGTACCTGATCTGGAAGAACCTGGGAGTGCTGGGCACCTGGATCCCTCTGTTCGGCATGAACCTGTTCGGCTCCGCGTTCTACATCTTCCTGCAACGCCAGTTCTTCCTGGGCCTGCCGCGGGAACTGTTCGAGGCTGCCCGGATTGACGGAGCGAGCTACTTCGGCCTGTTCCGCCTGATCGCCCTGCCGCTGTCCATCCCCTCGCTCGTGGTGATCTTCATCTTCGAGTTCCAGGCCAGCTGGAACAACCTGCAGTCCGCACTGATCTACCTCAACGCAGGCTCGCCGGAAGGCTTCACGGCCCCGCTCGGCATCGCCTACGCCATGACCAAATTCAGTCCGACCAACGGCGGCCAGGGGGATTACCAGTACGTCATGGTCGCCACGCTGCTGATCACGTTGCCCATGCTCGTTCTCTTCGCCTTCGGCCAGCGGCACTTCATCGAAGGCGTGGCCACCGAAGGCAGGAAGGGCTGAAGCCCATGTGACGCGGCGTTACCCCGCGTGAACGGGTGTTTCCGCGTCGTTGTTCCGCTCCGAAACGCCGCCCTATCGTCGATGCATGGCAATCTCGGACATTTATCCCACCGCGCTGCGCCTCCTCGGCCGCCCCGTACTGGTCGTCGGCGCCGGCCCCGTCGCCGCCCGGCGCGCCAAGGGGCTGCTCGACGCCGGTGCCGTCGTCACCGTCGTTGCCCCGCTCGCCTCGCCGGCACTGCGTGAACTCGCCGACGCCGGCCTCCTGACCTGGGAGCCGCGCCAGTACCGGACGTCCGACGTCGACGGCGTCTGGTTCGTCCAGACCGCCACCGGAAACTCCGAGGTGGACGCCC from Arthrobacter sp. B3I9 encodes:
- a CDS encoding RtcB family protein; amino-acid sequence: METINSRLISWASILDGKTRAQAVSTSQLPFIHPHIALMPDAHLGLGATVGSVIPTLGAILPAAVGVDIGCGMIAVRTQYALMDLPADRKPLRQGIERAVPLSAGHNNREISASAAPRLAELRELAARAGFDPAKYTPKWELQLGSLGSGNHFIEVCVDETDAVWLFLHSGSRGVGNKIAQRHIAEAQSVVRRRGVALPDRDQAYLEEGTPEFDRYIRELGWAQHFALLNREEMMDRLVRQFESWVGGRVREMERINCHHNFTAKERHFGKSVWVSRKGAIRAEAGDPGLIPGSMGTASYVVEGLGNPMSLNSSPHGAGREYSRNAARKAFTLEELKAAMRGIEFRASEAFIDEIPAAYKPIDQVMQDSADLVKIRHKLRQLVNVKGD
- a CDS encoding ABC transporter substrate-binding protein yields the protein MSSTPENPTPAPHNQQPTPGTTRIVAGQTGKPKRKRTLEVGLAAGLALLIGAGAAVASTVSRGTEPAAGTATETAAAPAAELRLGYFGNITHAPALVGVSRGLIAEAIGETKLSTQVFNAGPAAVEALNAGAIDATYIGPNPAINSYVKSKGESVSIVAGAASGGAQLVVKPEITSAADLAGKKLASPQLGGTQDVALRAWLGKQGYKTTTDGGGDIAINPTENAQTLKLFQDGKLDGAWLPEPWASRLVLQAGAKVLVDEKDLWDKGEFVTTVLIVNKKFAQEHPGTVKALLKGHAESVDWLNTASAADKATTLNAALKESAGAALPAEVIDRSLKNIAFTVDPLAGTYRKLLQDGVDAGTTSQADINGIFDLTALNAVLAEGSSGTRISAQGLGKD
- a CDS encoding ABC transporter ATP-binding protein, with amino-acid sequence MPVVLENLGKRFGAGAPVLDDVNATIGQGEFVALLGASGCGKSTLLNIIAGLEAPTSGALEVPSDGAAFMFQDAALFPWLTARENVELALKLRGVGKADRRVKSDQLLELVHLDGAGDKRPHELSGGMRQRVALARSLAQDRQLLLMDEPFAALDAITRDLLHDELERIWKETGRTIVFVTHNVREAVRLGQRVLLLSSRPGRVVQEWHVSEEHRTDAGLAGQLTGVITARLREEIRRHAK
- a CDS encoding ABC transporter permease: MPSKSLFRTAAGATPDPARAPARAASVTAALTRSSTGTADLRELESGLDSLQSDARRGARIEWNRILLPIAAVVVLVLAWQFYVSMGFKRRDLVPGPLDVLAQFGHLWAGGKLQEAVWTSLQRGLVGFLISVAIATPIGLLLAQVAPLRRAFGPLISGLQVLPSVAWVPAAIIWFGLTDATVYFVVFMGAIPSIINGLISGVDQIPPQYRSVGTVLGASRLQLALQIVLPAALPGYLGGLKQGWAFSWRSLMAAEIIAVGGSIGFGLGSMLNQGRDLSDMTIVMSAILLILAVGILIELLVFGPIEKRLLRRRGLLSGGTR
- a CDS encoding DUF4383 domain-containing protein, whose protein sequence is MTTASRSSADRTALQKAAQAVGAVFVLVGILGFIPGITANYSSLGMAGHDSAALLLGVFQVSVLHNIVHLLFGVAGLLLARTPAQARNYLVVGGAIYIVLWLYGLLIDHNSAANFVPVNTADNWLHLVLGLGMIALGLALSSNRRGATTPRTR
- a CDS encoding MBL fold metallo-hydrolase, with protein sequence MSITAVADGVHLISQAHVNFYLVEDDEGVTVVDSGLPAMWGALLDALRGLGRGVDDVRAVVLTHAHFDHLGLARRLRSEHGVPVWVHPDDAFIARHPYRYRHERSRFVFSLTHPAGLPVLASMTRAGALHVRGVENLSYFPGHGPLPVPGRPEVVFSPGHTSGHCALFLPDRGVLFSGDALVTLDPYTGRTGPRIVAGAATADSGQNLESLGALERTGAGLVLPGHGDPWTRGIEEAVAIARDHGPA
- a CDS encoding extracellular solute-binding protein, whose product is MGARKTVLALAVVAALAATTACGAQSSGTAAEKPEFSKDASGAMTAWGFDNADDVGKARMAYAADQHKELQITMDQTAFDAQKFTTRAASGDVPDVVQMDRAFVATYAAQGLIKPLDACFSAQGMDPAKQFYPAVTEQVTYKDQIWAVPQFYQPAAIILNQAVLQGAGVDKDQIDTSDKTKLLAAVSKTYKTSGDNPSTLGFDPVAGGQTELWLLANGGRIMDDKGAPALDDPANAEALNYLKEIHDAQGGYAKVKSFSDSFDTFGKDNQYVTNKVAAQVDNQWYVNVLAPYAQTLNISAVPFKDKSGSAVTVAGGTSFVIPAGAKNPNAACAWMTSLVTDDAWTAAGAARAAKIAATPGAINTGLFTGSPSADKLIREKFVKPSGNAGFDETISTFYDVLPNGKTLGASPAGQAIKTELKNAVASALLGEKTAEKALADAQAAAKRAFDQAAS
- a CDS encoding carbohydrate ABC transporter permease, yielding MARKSGSSGTRRPARPRRVKYNRREALAGYLFISPWIIGFVVFMLGAMAYSLVISFSRYNLATNVARPAGTANYALLFDDPKVALSLANTLFYAVMAVPLEICVALGLALLLNRVGRGAGFFRTVYYLPKMTPSVATAAVFLLLLNGNTGAINQALRFFGISGPQWLIDPAWVKPSIVLMTLWGVSGTMVIFLAALKSVPRDLYEVAALDGAGPVRKFFSITVPMISGAIFFNVIVLTIAALQVFDQAYLLFWRDQTNVSPESSLFYGIYLFQQAFREFNFGFASAMAWVLFVIILLISLLQVKIGNRYVYYEGDKG
- a CDS encoding carbohydrate ABC transporter permease: MATIGTTPPSAAPDAARPAEPTGQPAAPARPRRKRRTPRSTAARAALWVLLIVISGAFLYPLVWLISASLKPRAEVFDNSLIPRTFAPENFAEVWNQLPLLHWIGNSFVIALLAALLVTFSSSLVAFGFAYFRFPGRSILFGLVLATMMLPGAVTMVPQYLIWKNLGVLGTWIPLFGMNLFGSAFYIFLQRQFFLGLPRELFEAARIDGASYFGLFRLIALPLSIPSLVVIFIFEFQASWNNLQSALIYLNAGSPEGFTAPLGIAYAMTKFSPTNGGQGDYQYVMVATLLITLPMLVLFAFGQRHFIEGVATEGRKG